The DNA sequence CTTATAGCTGCCCTTACACAATGCTTGGGCCGGGCGCAACGAAAACCCGTCCTTTGGCAGTACTTGATGGGGCGATATGCCGCGGTCGACTGCAAGGGTGGCGCGAATGGGCGCGCCCCGCCTTCTGATGTCGACGCCGAAGACGGCTAGCGGAAGACGGAGGTCCGATAGGAACGTCCATAACCGGTTTGCGCCATGCGCGCGGTCGGCAGGATGGTCAACGGTGCGAACGGCACCTCGCTGCGATCAGCAAACATCATGCGGCGCTCGAAAGGCTCCGAATCGAAGATTGGGTAGCGGTCGAGGATCGAGGGTCGCTGGCCCCGCACCTGTGCCACGAGCAGGGCGCCATCGGCATTGTAGACCCCCAGGTTCTCGCGCTTGGCGACGACGGTCTCCGAGGCGAAAATGCGCTTGTAGAAGGCGGTATGGCGCGGCCGGCAGGCCGTCAGGCAGCGGTCGGCGGAAAAGTACTCGCAGGCCATGGCGACCGGGCGGAGCGTCAGGTAGGGAAGCGCCCGCATCTCGTCGCCGATGACATCAGGGTCGACGGCCAATCGGCCCGGATCGACCAGGACCATGCCGGCATCGAGGAACGCGTCGATCTCGGAGCCGAAGATCAGTCCCGACGTACTGGCGCGATGTTCCGGTGTGACGTGATGTACGCGAACGGTGCTGATGAGGCTCTCATCGAGATAGATGCCGAAGACATAGGCGTGGCTGTCGAAGTCGAGATCGTCGATCAGCGTTGAGCCCGTCAACTCCATAAGATTGACGGACTTGTAGGCCTTGTAGCGCAGTCGCGCGATGTCCTCCATGTCCTCGCCGGTCTCGACCCGCCGATATTC is a window from the Ensifer adhaerens genome containing:
- a CDS encoding N-acyl amino acid synthase FeeM domain-containing protein; the protein is MGETVHQAEPGRFSEKLMQLLDRVEYRRVETGEDMEDIARLRYKAYKSVNLMELTGSTLIDDLDFDSHAYVFGIYLDESLISTVRVHHVTPEHRASTSGLIFGSEIDAFLDAGMVLVDPGRLAVDPDVIGDEMRALPYLTLRPVAMACEYFSADRCLTACRPRHTAFYKRIFASETVVAKRENLGVYNADGALLVAQVRGQRPSILDRYPIFDSEPFERRMMFADRSEVPFAPLTILPTARMAQTGYGRSYRTSVFR